The proteins below are encoded in one region of Dama dama isolate Ldn47 chromosome 21, ASM3311817v1, whole genome shotgun sequence:
- the FZD6 gene encoding frizzled-6, producing the protein METFIFLWTCIFLPLVRGHSLFTCEPITVPRCMKMAYNMTFFPNLMGHYDQSIAAVEMELFLPLANLECSPNVETFLCKAFVPTCTEQIHVVPPCRKFCEKVYSDCKKLMDTFDIRWPEELECDRLQYCDESVPATFNPHTELLGPHKKSEQIRRDIGFWCPRHLKTSGGQGYKFLGIDQCAPPCPNMYFKSDELEFAKSFIGIVSIFCLCATLFTFLTFLIDVRRFRYPERPIIYYSVCYSIVSLMYFIGFLLGNSTACNKADEKLELGDTVVLGSQNKACTILFMFLYFFTMAGTVWWVMLTITWFLAAGRKWSCEAIEQKAVWFHAVAWGIPGFLTIMLLAMNKVEGDNISGVCFVGLYDLDASRYFVLLPLCLCVFVGLSLLLAGIISLNHVRQVIQHDGRNQEKLKKFMIRIGVFSGLYLVPLVTLLGCYVYEQVNRITWEITWVSDHCHQYHIPCPYQVNTETRPELALFMIKYLMTLIVGISAVFWVGSKKTCTEWAGFFKRNRKKDPISESRRVLQESCEFFLKHNSKVKHKKKHYKPSSHKLKVISKSMGTSTGVTANHGTSAVAITNHDYLGQETLTEIQTSPETSVREVRGDGASTPKLRERDCEEPASPAAPSSKLCGEQTDRKGQGRAGNVNDQSSVSESARSEGRVTPKSDVPEAGPVQSNSVQASSSPEPGSLKGSTSLLVHSASGVGKEQGAGGHSDT; encoded by the exons ctttttctTCCTCTGGCAAATCTGGAATGTTCACCAAATGTTGAAACTTTCCTTTGCAAAGCTTTTGTACCAACCTGCACTGAGCAAATTCATGTGGTTCCACCCTGTCGGAAATTTTGTGAGAAAGTGTATTCTGATTGCAAGAAATTAATGGACACTTTTGATATCCGATGGCCTGAGGAACTTGAATGTGATAG ATTACAGTACTGTGATGAGTCTGTTCCTGCAACTTTTAACCCACACACAGAACTTCTTGGTCCTCACAAGAAATCAGAACAAATCCGAAGAGACATTGGATTTTGGTGTCCAAGGCATCTTAAGACTTCTGGGGGACAAGGCTATAAGTTTCTGGGAATTGACCAGTGTGCACCTCCATGCCCcaacatgtattttaaaagtgaTGAGCTAGAGTTTGcgaaaagttttattggaatagtTTCAATATTTTGTCTCTGTGCAACCCTTTTCACATTCCTTACTTTTTTAATTGATGTTAGAAGATTCAGATACCCAGAGCGACCTATTATATATTACTCTGTCTGTTACAGCATTGTATCTCTCATGTACTTTATCGGATTCTTGCTAGGCAATAGCACGGCATGCAATAAGGCAGATGAGAAACTGGAACTTGGCGACACAGTTGTTCTAGGCTCTCAAAATAAGGCTTGCAccattttgttcatgtttttgtattttttcaccATGGCTGGCACTGTGTGGTGGGTGATGCTTACCATTACTTGGTTCTTAGCTGCTGGCAGAAAATGGAGTTGTGAGGCCATTGAACAAAAAGCAGTGTGGTTTCATGCTGTTGCATGGGGAATACCAGGTTTTCTCACCATTATGCTTCTTGCCATGAACAAAGTTGAAGGAGACAACATTAGTGGAGTCTGCTTCGTCGGCCTTTACGACCTGGATGCTTCGCGCTACTTCGTCCTCTTGCCACTGTGCCTTTGCGTGTTTGTTGGGCTGTCTCTTCTCTTAGCTGGCATTATTTCCTTAAATCACGTTCGACAAGTTATACAGCATGATGGCCGGAACCAAGAGAAACTGAAGAAGTTTATGATTCGAATTGGAGTCTTCAGTGGCCTGTATCTTGTGCCATTAGTAACTCTTCTGGGGTGCTACGTCTATGAGCAAGTAAACAGGATTACCTGGGAGATAACGTGGGTCTCTGACCACTGTCATCAGTACCATATCCCATGTCCTTATCAG GTAAATACAGAAACTCGACCAGAACTGGCcttatttatgataaaatatcTGATGACATTAATTGTTGGCATCTCTGCTGTCTTCTGGGTTGGAAGCAAAAAGACATGCACAGAATGGGCTGGATTTTTTAAACGAAATCGCAAGAAAGA TCCGATCAGTGAAAGTCGAAGAGTGTTACAGGAGTCATGTGAGTTTTTCTTAAAGCACAATTCTAAAGTTAAACACAAAAAGAAGCACTACAAGCCAAGTTCACATAAACTGAAGGTCATTTCCAAATCCATGGGAACCAGCACGGGAGTGACGGCAAATCATGGTACTTCTGCAGTAGCAATCACTAACCATGATTACTTAGGACAAGAAACTCTGACCGAAATACAAACTTCACCAGAAACATCAGTGAGAGAGGTGAGAGGGGATGGAGCGAGCACCCCCAAATTAAGAGAACGGGACTGTGAGGAGCCTGCCTCCCCAGCAGCACCCAGCTCCAAACTCTGCGGGGAACAGACGGACAGGAAAGGCCAAGGCCGGGCAGGCAACGTGAATGACCAGAGCAGTGTGTCTGAAAGTGCGCGGAGTGAAGGAAG GGTAACCCCGAAGAGTGATGTCCCCGAAGCTGGCCCAGTACAGAGCAACAGTGTGCAGGCGTCCAGTTCTCCAGAGCCAGGCAGCCTCAAAGGCTCAACATCACTGCTTGTTCACTCGGCTTCAGGAGTTGGAAAAGAGCAGGGCGCTGGCGGTCATTCAGACACTTGA